From a single Streptomyces liliifuscus genomic region:
- a CDS encoding NAD(P)/FAD-dependent oxidoreductase: MSRPRVVIVGAGFAGYQTARTLSRLTRDKADIVLLNPTDYFLYLPLLPQVAAGVLEPRRVTVSLTGTLPRVRLVLGEADGIDLEARTVHYTDPEGDGGTLSYDRLVLAVGSVNKLLPVPGVAEHAHGFRGLPEALYLRDHVTRQIELAAAADDFKNCSSRCTFVVVGAGYTGTEVAAQGQLFTDQLVRKQPLREGMRPRWLLLDIAPRVLPELDERLSTTADRVLRERGVDVRTGTSVEEATSTGVRLSDGEFVDTRTLVWCVGVRPDPLVAGVGRPMERGRLLVDPYLQVPGHPEVFACGDAAAVPDLEKPGEYTAMTAQHAWRHGKVAGHNVAASFGVGTRRAYRHRDLGFVVDLGGVKAAANPLGIPLSGPLAGVVARGYHLAAMPGNRVRVAADWLLDAVLPRQGVQLGLVRSWSVPLESASPELARVAGGPEQRAPAAGGDGRPADSGAGGSGGSGAARVPRAEASAVRDPGNRPAPDPDALAGRDPDAPGAPAPGRPGGPAAVRPAGGDSARPADAAPGSPASRGPAESVGPGPDEPAAPDPDDPAAPGPVRPVEGES; the protein is encoded by the coding sequence ATGAGCCGACCTCGTGTCGTGATCGTCGGAGCAGGATTCGCCGGGTACCAGACGGCGCGCACGCTGTCCCGGCTGACCCGGGACAAGGCCGACATCGTCCTGCTGAACCCCACGGACTACTTCCTCTACCTTCCCCTGCTGCCCCAGGTCGCCGCCGGTGTCCTGGAGCCGCGCCGCGTCACCGTCTCGCTGACGGGCACCCTGCCGCGCGTACGGCTGGTGCTGGGCGAGGCCGACGGCATCGACCTCGAAGCGCGGACCGTGCACTACACCGACCCCGAGGGCGACGGCGGCACCCTGTCCTACGACCGGCTCGTCCTGGCCGTCGGCAGTGTCAACAAACTGCTGCCCGTGCCCGGTGTCGCCGAGCACGCGCACGGCTTCCGCGGACTGCCCGAGGCCCTGTACCTGCGTGACCACGTGACCCGGCAGATCGAACTCGCCGCCGCCGCGGACGACTTCAAGAACTGTTCCTCGCGCTGCACCTTCGTGGTGGTCGGCGCGGGCTACACCGGCACCGAAGTCGCCGCACAGGGACAGCTGTTCACCGACCAGCTGGTGCGCAAACAGCCGCTCAGGGAGGGGATGCGGCCGCGATGGCTGCTGCTCGACATCGCCCCGCGGGTGCTGCCCGAACTCGACGAACGGCTGTCGACCACCGCCGACCGGGTGCTGCGCGAGCGCGGTGTCGACGTACGCACCGGGACGTCCGTCGAGGAGGCCACCTCGACCGGAGTCCGGCTGAGCGACGGGGAGTTCGTCGACACCAGGACCCTTGTGTGGTGCGTGGGGGTGCGCCCCGATCCGCTGGTGGCAGGGGTCGGGCGGCCGATGGAGCGCGGCCGGCTGCTCGTCGACCCGTACCTCCAGGTGCCGGGCCATCCCGAGGTGTTCGCCTGCGGTGACGCGGCCGCCGTGCCCGATCTGGAGAAGCCCGGCGAGTACACGGCGATGACCGCGCAGCACGCCTGGCGGCACGGCAAGGTCGCCGGCCACAACGTCGCCGCCTCGTTCGGTGTCGGCACCCGGCGTGCCTACCGGCACCGCGACCTGGGCTTCGTCGTCGACCTCGGTGGGGTGAAGGCCGCCGCCAACCCGCTCGGCATCCCGCTGTCCGGGCCGCTCGCCGGAGTCGTCGCCCGCGGCTATCACCTCGCCGCGATGCCCGGAAATCGTGTCCGGGTCGCCGCCGACTGGCTCCTGGACGCCGTACTCCCGCGCCAGGGCGTCCAGTTGGGCCTGGTCCGCTCCTGGTCGGTACCGCTGGAGTCCGCCTCGCCGGAGCTGGCGCGGGTGGCGGGCGGCCCGGAGCAGCGGGCGCCCGCCGCGGGCGGGGACGGGCGCCCGGCGGACTCCGGGGCCGGTGGATCCGGTGGATCCGGTGCGGCACGGGTGCCCAGGGCCGAGGCCTCCGCGGTGCGTGACCCGGGCAACCGCCCGGCCCCGGATCCCGACGCCCTCGCGGGCCGGGATCCCGACGCCCCCGGCGCTCCGGCTCCCGGCCGTCCCGGGGGCCCAGCAGCCGTTCGCCCGGCGGGCGGTGATTCCGCCCGCCCGGCAGACGCGGCCCCGGGCAGCCCGGCCTCGCGCGGCCCCGCCGAATCCGTGGGCCCCGGCCCCGACGAGCCAGCCGCTCCCGACCCCGACGACCCCGCCGCCCCCGGCCCCGTACGCCCTGTCGAAGGAGAGTCATGA
- a CDS encoding VOC family protein codes for MDILGATLRICVDDLETAVPFYEKLAGGPALRFERGGVSVAAVGCFLLMSGPESELEVLRKVSATIAVTDVDEAHRVLTDSGAHVVAGPVATPGGRNLIAMHPDGYVYEYVDRRAAE; via the coding sequence ATGGACATTCTGGGAGCCACGCTGCGCATCTGCGTCGACGACCTGGAGACTGCGGTCCCCTTCTACGAGAAGCTGGCGGGCGGACCGGCGCTCCGCTTCGAGCGCGGCGGGGTCTCCGTCGCCGCCGTCGGCTGCTTCCTGTTGATGAGCGGGCCGGAGTCGGAGTTGGAGGTGCTCCGCAAGGTCTCGGCGACCATCGCAGTGACGGACGTCGACGAAGCCCACCGGGTGCTCACCGACTCGGGGGCCCACGTCGTGGCGGGCCCGGTGGCGACACCGGGAGGCCGCAACCTGATCGCGATGCACCCGGACGGCTATGTGTACGAGTACGTGGACCGCCGCGCGGCCGAGTAG
- a CDS encoding DUF5107 domain-containing protein: MVDVTTIRRDVLTLPVAELGPSNPLPPLRPLDETHHVDEREREGLPRDMARQIGYEPLRSLLPERVRDGYGRTREPREVEALVIENDRLRATVLPGYGGRVVSLFHKPSDRELLYRNPVLQPADFALNGAWFSGGIEWNIGATGHSTLACAPLHAARVTAPDGGEMLRLWEWERLRDLPFQVDLWLPEGSDFLYVGVRVRNPHEKAAPLYWWSNTAVPEERRVLAPAEEAWHFGYERRLRRVPVPVCEGADRTYPLRGEYPADYFYEVPDGQRRWIAALDETGQGLVQTSTDALRGRKLFVWGSGTGGRRWQEWLTEPGTGGYCEIQAGLARTQLEHLRLDAESEVAWLEAYGPLTADADTVHVTDWAAARAGVEERLQQVLPRREFETAYEDWRASADTEPGEVLAVGSGWGALEVLRGTLKLPGTPFEEDTLGDAQAPWAELLRSGAFPEPRRVTPPGETLVARHWRDMLETAPAKPLTEYHLGVAQWHADDRAQAVRSWERALELAPSLWPLLRCLAVADQDAGNRERAADRYAEAFDDLCRERRDDGEAWTAATAALGREAIAALLAVRRTADARSVWERLRPATRERGRFRLIEAELLLAEGDRAAARAVFDAGFEVADLREGAEAIGAAWSRLADEPLPERYDFRMRPPGTDGAG, from the coding sequence ATGGTCGACGTGACGACCATCCGACGTGACGTACTGACGCTGCCGGTCGCGGAGCTGGGCCCCAGCAACCCACTCCCTCCACTGCGTCCGCTCGACGAGACGCACCACGTGGACGAGCGGGAACGCGAGGGCCTGCCCCGCGACATGGCCCGCCAGATCGGCTACGAACCGCTGCGCAGCCTCCTGCCCGAACGCGTCCGCGACGGATACGGGAGAACGCGGGAGCCCCGCGAGGTCGAGGCGCTCGTCATCGAGAACGACCGGCTGCGCGCGACCGTGCTGCCCGGCTACGGCGGCCGTGTCGTGTCCCTCTTCCACAAGCCGTCCGACCGTGAACTCCTCTACCGCAACCCGGTGTTGCAGCCCGCCGACTTCGCGCTCAACGGCGCCTGGTTCTCCGGCGGCATCGAATGGAACATCGGCGCCACCGGACACTCGACCCTCGCCTGCGCACCCCTGCACGCGGCCCGCGTCACCGCGCCCGACGGCGGCGAGATGCTGCGCCTGTGGGAGTGGGAACGGCTGCGCGACCTGCCGTTCCAGGTCGACCTCTGGCTGCCCGAGGGCTCCGACTTCCTGTACGTAGGCGTACGCGTCCGCAATCCGCACGAGAAGGCCGCGCCGCTGTACTGGTGGTCCAACACCGCGGTCCCCGAGGAGCGCAGAGTGCTCGCGCCCGCCGAGGAGGCCTGGCACTTCGGGTACGAGCGCCGGCTGCGCCGGGTGCCGGTTCCGGTGTGCGAGGGCGCCGACCGGACGTATCCCCTGCGCGGCGAGTACCCGGCCGACTACTTCTACGAGGTGCCCGACGGACAGCGGCGCTGGATCGCCGCCCTGGACGAGACGGGACAGGGGCTCGTGCAGACGTCCACCGACGCGCTCCGCGGACGCAAGCTCTTCGTGTGGGGGTCGGGCACCGGCGGGCGGCGCTGGCAGGAGTGGCTCACCGAGCCCGGCACCGGCGGCTACTGCGAGATCCAGGCCGGGCTCGCCCGCACCCAGCTGGAGCACCTCCGCCTCGACGCCGAGAGCGAGGTGGCCTGGCTGGAGGCGTACGGGCCGCTGACGGCCGACGCGGACACCGTGCACGTCACCGACTGGGCCGCGGCACGCGCCGGAGTCGAGGAACGGCTCCAACAGGTCCTGCCACGTCGGGAGTTCGAGACGGCGTACGAGGACTGGCGGGCGTCCGCCGACACCGAACCCGGTGAGGTGCTGGCCGTCGGATCCGGCTGGGGCGCGCTCGAAGTCCTGCGCGGCACGCTCAAGTTGCCCGGCACGCCGTTCGAGGAGGACACGCTCGGGGACGCGCAGGCGCCCTGGGCGGAGCTGCTCCGGTCCGGGGCCTTCCCGGAGCCCCGCCGGGTGACACCGCCAGGGGAGACGCTCGTCGCCCGGCACTGGCGGGACATGCTGGAGACGGCACCCGCGAAGCCGCTCACCGAGTACCACCTGGGTGTCGCCCAGTGGCACGCCGACGACCGGGCACAGGCCGTGCGCAGCTGGGAGCGGGCACTGGAACTCGCCCCGTCCCTCTGGCCGTTGCTGCGCTGCCTAGCCGTCGCCGACCAGGACGCGGGCAACCGGGAACGGGCCGCCGACCGGTACGCGGAGGCCTTCGACGACCTCTGCCGGGAGCGGCGCGACGACGGGGAGGCCTGGACGGCCGCCACGGCCGCGCTCGGACGGGAGGCGATCGCCGCGCTCCTCGCCGTGCGACGGACGGCGGACGCGCGCTCCGTGTGGGAACGGCTGCGCCCGGCGACCCGCGAACGCGGCCGGTTCCGGCTGATCGAGGCGGAGTTGCTGCTCGCCGAGGGCGACAGGGCAGCGGCACGCGCCGTCTTCGACGCGGGCTTCGAGGTGGCCGACCTGCGTGAGGGCGCCGAGGCGATCGGAGCGGCGTGGTCCCGTCTCGCCGACGAACCCCTGCCGGAGCGCTACGACTTCCGGATGCGGCCGCCCGGCACCGACGGCGCGGGATGA
- a CDS encoding arginase family protein has translation MRNLVVLDAPSNLGLRPPAPGTVPGCYKLAGALREQRIVQRLHALEGGVVVPPRYDRGDWQEGDGVFNAAAIATYTRRLADRVEGHVRAGELPVVLGGDCSIQLGASLALRRIGRYGLVAVDASHDFRHPGNSERVGAAGGEEVALATGRGQDDLTDLEGLKPYLRDEDVRFFGIRDEFEEDRAELAALKIPTVTVGDVREWGADALARATAQAFDVPELDGFWVHLDADVLDPSVMPAVDSPDPGGLLPDELTALLRPLVNSPHCAGFNVTIYDPDLDPDGTAGALLADIVVAAFAQS, from the coding sequence ATGCGGAATCTCGTCGTCCTGGACGCCCCGTCGAACCTGGGCCTTCGCCCACCGGCCCCGGGCACCGTCCCCGGCTGCTACAAGCTCGCCGGCGCCCTGCGCGAGCAGCGGATCGTGCAGCGGCTGCACGCCCTGGAGGGCGGGGTGGTCGTACCGCCGCGCTACGACCGGGGCGACTGGCAGGAGGGCGACGGTGTCTTCAACGCCGCCGCGATCGCCACCTACACACGCAGGCTCGCCGACCGCGTCGAAGGGCACGTACGGGCCGGGGAGCTGCCCGTCGTCCTCGGCGGCGACTGCTCCATCCAGCTCGGCGCCTCGCTCGCGCTGCGGCGGATCGGCCGGTACGGGCTCGTGGCCGTGGACGCCTCCCACGACTTCCGGCACCCGGGCAACTCCGAGAGGGTCGGCGCGGCGGGCGGCGAGGAGGTGGCCCTGGCGACCGGACGCGGGCAGGACGACCTGACGGACCTGGAGGGGCTGAAGCCCTATCTGCGGGACGAGGACGTGCGGTTCTTCGGTATCCGGGACGAGTTCGAGGAGGACCGGGCCGAACTCGCCGCACTGAAGATCCCCACGGTGACCGTCGGCGACGTGCGCGAGTGGGGCGCAGACGCCCTGGCCCGGGCCACCGCCCAGGCCTTCGACGTGCCGGAGCTGGACGGCTTCTGGGTGCACCTCGACGCCGATGTGCTCGACCCGTCCGTGATGCCCGCCGTCGACAGCCCCGACCCCGGCGGACTGCTGCCCGACGAACTGACCGCGCTGCTGCGGCCGTTGGTGAACTCCCCTCACTGCGCCGGCTTCAACGTCACCATCTACGACCCCGACCTGGACCCGGACGGCACCGCCGGCGCCCTGCTCGCCGACATCGTCGTCGCGGCCTTTGCGCAATCCTGA